From a single Oceanobacillus kimchii X50 genomic region:
- a CDS encoding LytTR family transcriptional regulator DNA-binding domain-containing protein → MALITLENVLKQDRNRTVLKNINLTIKNSSQIGIKMSGEESRMLFELISGKQYPSSGKISRTTESLYVENKSDGLYDDLTVQGYLKFFKQIADFKAPLEEYIATFSLSDVWQTKIKKLTKDQKKRVSLYRMFLFSPEVILIEDPFNDLTDEGIELYLKSLKQLRTSNIATLFTSNYTEDLLLLSNEVYRYHRITGLEKTDLAEETDMDTQKNNESESNQPKNVFKVTCKLEDKTIFFSPDEIDFIESINSVSNIRIDDEYFPADLTMNELEDKLSKFGFFRCHRSYLVNLQRVSELISYSKNSYTLILKGNPSAKLPLSRNRLEEMKQLIEF, encoded by the coding sequence ATGGCATTAATAACATTAGAAAATGTATTAAAACAGGACAGAAATCGGACAGTTTTAAAGAATATTAATCTAACGATAAAAAATTCATCTCAAATTGGCATTAAAATGTCTGGTGAAGAAAGCAGAATGTTATTTGAGTTGATTTCTGGAAAACAATATCCTTCCAGCGGTAAAATTAGCCGGACCACTGAATCGTTATATGTAGAAAATAAAAGTGATGGCTTATATGATGATTTAACTGTACAGGGCTACTTGAAGTTTTTTAAACAAATTGCAGACTTTAAAGCTCCTTTAGAAGAATATATCGCAACATTTTCTCTATCGGACGTTTGGCAAACAAAAATTAAGAAATTGACTAAGGATCAGAAGAAGAGGGTTAGTTTATATCGGATGTTTTTATTTTCTCCAGAAGTCATATTAATTGAGGATCCCTTTAATGATCTAACAGATGAAGGTATCGAACTTTATCTGAAATCATTGAAACAACTGCGTACAAGTAATATCGCCACATTATTTACTTCCAATTATACGGAAGACTTACTTCTCTTAAGTAATGAGGTGTATCGCTATCATCGAATAACTGGATTAGAAAAAACGGATTTAGCCGAAGAAACGGATATGGATACACAGAAAAACAACGAGAGTGAAAGTAACCAACCTAAAAATGTATTCAAAGTTACCTGTAAATTAGAAGATAAAACTATCTTTTTTAGTCCGGATGAAATTGATTTTATTGAAAGCATTAACAGTGTGAGCAATATCCGAATAGATGATGAATATTTCCCTGCAGATTTAACGATGAATGAGTTGGAAGACAAGCTAAGCAAATTTGGCTTTTTTAGATGCCATCGTTCTTACTTAGTTAATCTTCAACGTGTGTCGGAATTAATTAGTTACTCAAAAAATAGTTATACCTTAATCTTAAAAGGAAATCCAAGTGCGAAGCTCCCTCTGTCTAGAAATCGATTGGAAGAAATGAAGCAATTAATAGAATTTTAG
- a CDS encoding ABC transporter ATP-binding protein, with translation MEKQMVIHVEHLSKKFKNESALKDLNFSVHIGEIFGFLGPSGSGKTTTIKILTGQLVQTSGQARVLGKTVNQIDESIYEQVGIVTDNSGLYEKMTVYNNLKVFANILNVKKERINFLLERVGLLEHKDKIASNLSKGMSQRLVLARALLHKPKVLFLDEPTSGLDPSTAEAVHELLFELKKSGTAIFLTTHNMDEATKLCDHIALLNDGLIVEHGAPKAICLRFNTNKRYQVLLKGEKELELPHSKETTEQINKWMENDELLTIHSCEPTLEKVFLEVTGRELV, from the coding sequence ATGGAAAAGCAAATGGTGATTCACGTTGAACATCTATCTAAAAAGTTCAAAAATGAATCTGCTTTAAAAGATCTTAATTTTTCCGTTCATATTGGAGAAATCTTTGGCTTTCTTGGTCCTTCTGGTTCAGGAAAAACAACAACTATTAAGATATTGACTGGACAATTGGTACAAACATCAGGGCAAGCTAGAGTATTAGGGAAAACTGTAAATCAGATTGATGAAAGTATTTACGAGCAAGTTGGTATTGTTACAGATAATAGTGGTCTGTACGAAAAAATGACGGTCTATAATAACCTGAAAGTATTCGCAAATATATTAAATGTGAAGAAAGAGCGTATAAACTTTCTATTAGAAAGGGTAGGCTTATTGGAGCATAAAGATAAGATTGCATCTAATTTATCGAAAGGGATGTCTCAGCGACTAGTGCTGGCAAGAGCCTTATTACACAAACCAAAAGTATTATTTTTAGATGAGCCAACGAGTGGGCTCGATCCGAGCACAGCAGAAGCGGTGCATGAATTATTGTTTGAATTAAAAAAGAGCGGTACGGCTATTTTTCTTACCACCCACAATATGGATGAAGCCACTAAACTTTGTGATCATATTGCATTATTAAATGATGGCTTAATCGTAGAACATGGGGCACCGAAAGCGATATGTTTACGTTTTAATACAAACAAACGATACCAGGTTCTGTTAAAGGGGGAAAAAGAACTTGAGTTACCTCATTCTAAAGAGACAACAGAACAGATAAATAAGTGGATGGAGAATGATGAGCTATTAACGATTCATTCTTGTGAACCAACATTAGAAAAAGTATTTTTAGAGGTCACGGGGAGGGAACTAGTATGA
- a CDS encoding ABC transporter permease has product MKFQTLLSNTSVILAPILALGFVFIMKRIMPDVNVNEAGMNFSTSGFVLSFGLIFNIAIAGISMSSSPLAEEKEKNTLRVLMTSSVNGLEYLIGTLIPPLIILIVVNIMMIPVSGASFADIQLGSYLVISTVASVISLLIGYVVGIFSKNQTQASLIGMPITLILTSVPVLKFLQEDFGQFLNYTYTGVLTNYSNSIFTESGYQWNVTDSAVLFSWLLVSTIVFVYAYKKNGIDG; this is encoded by the coding sequence ATGAAGTTCCAGACGTTACTAAGTAATACTAGTGTTATACTTGCACCAATCTTAGCATTAGGCTTTGTGTTTATTATGAAAAGAATCATGCCAGACGTAAATGTGAATGAAGCGGGAATGAATTTTTCCACAAGCGGGTTTGTGTTAAGTTTTGGGCTTATCTTTAATATTGCTATCGCAGGTATTTCGATGAGCAGTAGCCCATTAGCAGAAGAAAAAGAAAAGAATACACTGAGAGTATTAATGACTTCATCCGTTAATGGATTAGAATATTTAATTGGAACATTGATTCCTCCATTAATTATCTTGATCGTTGTGAATATAATGATGATTCCAGTTAGTGGTGCCTCGTTTGCTGACATTCAACTAGGAAGTTATTTAGTAATTTCAACTGTAGCTAGTGTCATTAGTTTGTTAATTGGGTATGTCGTAGGTATTTTCTCCAAAAATCAAACGCAAGCCTCACTAATTGGTATGCCGATTACACTAATTTTGACGTCTGTACCGGTATTGAAGTTTTTACAAGAAGATTTCGGTCAATTTTTGAATTACACGTATACAGGTGTGTTGACAAATTACTCGAATAGCATATTTACTGAAAGTGGATACCAATGGAATGTAACAGACAGTGCTGTTCTCTTTAGTTGGTTATTGGTTTCTACTATTGTTTTTGTATACGCGTATAAGAAAAATGGCATAGATGGATAA
- a CDS encoding GNAT family N-acetyltransferase yields the protein MHTVELHLFNDEFEDELKSFTLPDDQERFTALPEKVLIVTEGQYRVVILKHGTPVGFFLLHRTERVQAYSNNPKSMLLTSFSINHKHQGKGYAKMGMLELERFILSNFPNCDEIVLAVNHKNLPAQQLYKHVGFIDTGRRKIGDIGEQFIMELRIKV from the coding sequence TTGCATACAGTAGAATTACATTTATTTAATGATGAGTTTGAAGATGAACTAAAAAGCTTTACTTTACCAGATGATCAAGAACGTTTTACAGCTCTGCCGGAAAAAGTACTAATCGTCACTGAGGGCCAATATCGCGTGGTCATTTTGAAACACGGAACTCCAGTGGGATTCTTTTTATTACATCGTACGGAAAGGGTTCAAGCGTATTCGAATAACCCCAAATCGATGTTATTAACTTCATTTTCGATCAATCATAAACATCAGGGCAAGGGTTATGCAAAGATGGGAATGCTTGAATTGGAGCGTTTTATCTTAAGTAATTTTCCCAACTGTGATGAAATTGTTTTAGCAGTTAATCATAAAAATCTTCCTGCTCAACAACTTTATAAACATGTAGGGTTTATTGATACAGGAAGGAGAAAAATAGGTGACATCGGAGAGCAGTTTATTATGGAATTAAGGATTAAAGTTTAA
- a CDS encoding DinB family protein: MREGQLFEQMKLWRDWTVEFLRTIPEAYVDIIPEGHNNSIRWNAGHILVGWDNTMFPAVNEQRKIPLSYHLLFPSGSNPGDWKEQPPSMNKLINHLEEQPFRIEQACSGHLNDPLKESFLGMKTLGDMVVFHMNHENLHMGLIKSMKQILIDK; this comes from the coding sequence ATGAGAGAAGGACAACTATTTGAACAAATGAAGTTGTGGCGTGATTGGACGGTTGAATTTCTTCGTACTATCCCAGAAGCCTATGTAGATATCATTCCAGAAGGACACAATAACAGTATACGTTGGAACGCCGGACATATTTTAGTTGGTTGGGATAATACTATGTTTCCCGCAGTTAATGAACAGAGGAAAATACCTTTATCATATCACTTACTTTTCCCAAGTGGTAGTAATCCAGGTGATTGGAAAGAACAACCTCCATCAATGAATAAGTTAATAAATCACCTTGAAGAGCAGCCGTTTAGGATTGAACAAGCATGTTCAGGACATCTCAATGATCCATTGAAGGAGTCATTTTTAGGCATGAAAACACTAGGTGATATGGTGGTTTTTCATATGAATCATGAGAATCTGCATATGGGACTAATTAAGAGTATGAAACAAATATTAATAGATAAATAG
- a CDS encoding DUF6320 domain-containing protein, whose product MQHYCSNCDIYTKQQYCPLCKNKLSEKAGDNEYYPVYETKVKRRRFAQRLVLFIAIFAISTSILINLLINSERLWFLYVLGPALYGLLTINHTILSRAHTGSKVILQVIALSVTLFILDAASGSSKWSIHYVIPFLVTIATLFVTIIVLRKPMKWREYIGYLSTMVILGFLPVLLFLSSWSTVLWPSAATALYALLTLIGMVLFSEKTMKNEIVRRFHF is encoded by the coding sequence ATGCAGCATTATTGCAGTAACTGCGATATCTATACCAAACAACAATACTGTCCGTTATGTAAGAATAAGCTTTCTGAAAAAGCAGGAGATAACGAATACTATCCTGTATATGAAACGAAGGTAAAAAGACGACGTTTTGCACAGCGTCTCGTATTGTTTATTGCTATCTTCGCAATCAGTACGAGCATACTAATTAATCTATTGATTAACTCGGAGAGATTGTGGTTCTTATATGTACTAGGACCTGCATTATATGGATTACTAACTATTAACCACACTATACTTTCTAGGGCTCATACCGGTTCTAAAGTGATACTTCAAGTCATTGCGCTATCCGTAACACTTTTCATCCTAGACGCAGCTTCCGGAAGTTCTAAATGGTCAATTCATTATGTAATACCATTTCTTGTTACAATCGCCACTTTATTTGTAACCATTATCGTATTACGAAAACCAATGAAATGGCGCGAATACATTGGATACTTGAGCACAATGGTTATACTCGGATTTCTACCTGTGCTCCTTTTCTTAAGTTCATGGTCTACTGTATTATGGCCAAGTGCTGCTACTGCTTTATATGCTTTGCTAACACTAATTGGGATGGTACTATTTTCTGAAAAAACCATGAAAAATGAAATTGTACGCCGTTTTCATTTTTAG
- a CDS encoding DJ-1/PfpI family protein codes for MKNKNIINWIINQKNIEYICSVCTGAFILGKTGLLSNKEATTHHLALKLLQERYPDIIVSANKKVVHDENIITAAGVSSGINMALYLVSQTLGESIAERTAKVIEFKHNFQ; via the coding sequence GTGAAAAACAAAAATATAATTAATTGGATTATTAATCAAAAAAATATTGAATATATATGCTCTGTATGTACGGGAGCATTTATATTAGGTAAAACAGGATTGTTAAGCAATAAAGAAGCAACCACTCACCATTTAGCTTTAAAGTTATTACAAGAAAGATACCCTGATATTATAGTTTCAGCTAATAAGAAAGTTGTTCATGATGAAAATATTATAACAGCTGCAGGAGTATCTTCAGGAATTAATATGGCTCTATATCTTGTTTCGCAAACTTTAGGAGAATCAATTGCAGAAAGAACTGCTAAAGTAATCGAATTTAAACACAACTTTCAATAG
- a CDS encoding lysozyme inhibitor LprI family protein has protein sequence MNSKYTSLLGIVLITIAITAGCNTSAEESNGTDNTEQNHSSNQASPDSNHTSSPTDALEEETDRDTSDSDTIVQKNNPNTAGKIEEKSDEETGNSTNNIQSLKEEYLEKLYKTKKETDKIRKESEDDITYALKKVEGDRYDVWDGLLNEIYGILEVQLSTKEMEALRVEQREWLEYRDNTAKEASLVYENGTMEQLEYVTVQNNLTEERCFQLVEEYMK, from the coding sequence ATGAATTCAAAATATACAAGCTTATTAGGAATAGTGTTGATTACTATAGCAATAACTGCAGGTTGTAATACTTCTGCAGAAGAATCAAACGGCACAGATAATACCGAACAAAATCATAGCTCGAATCAAGCTTCTCCAGATTCAAACCATACGTCTTCCCCAACGGATGCATTGGAAGAGGAGACAGATAGAGATACTTCTGATTCAGATACCATTGTTCAGAAAAATAATCCTAATACAGCTGGAAAAATTGAAGAGAAAAGTGATGAGGAAACTGGAAATTCTACTAATAATATACAAAGTTTGAAAGAGGAATATCTTGAAAAACTATATAAAACCAAAAAAGAGACAGATAAAATTCGTAAAGAATCAGAAGATGATATTACTTATGCTTTAAAAAAAGTAGAAGGTGACAGATACGATGTTTGGGATGGTTTATTAAATGAAATTTACGGTATTTTAGAAGTTCAGTTATCAACAAAAGAAATGGAAGCTTTAAGAGTAGAACAACGAGAGTGGTTAGAATACAGGGATAATACTGCGAAGGAAGCATCGCTAGTATATGAAAATGGCACTATGGAGCAGTTGGAGTATGTAACTGTTCAAAACAATTTAACGGAGGAAAGATGCTTTCAATTAGTGGAAGAATATATGAAATAA
- a CDS encoding DJ-1/PfpI family protein, protein MSQRTVGILLFNEVEVLDFAGPFEVFSITTLHNSNDKLFNVSTISENGELVTARNGLKVYPDYSFVNHPSFDIVIIPGGYGAEEIEISNPNVINWIKNQQAKVEFMTSVCTGALLLAKAGILDGKRATTHWMDLDRLEKEYSSVLVQRDTKFIDEGSIITSGGISAGINMSFHLISRLHGIEVAKETAKRMEYDINL, encoded by the coding sequence ATGTCACAGCGAACAGTTGGTATATTATTATTTAATGAAGTAGAAGTTTTAGATTTTGCAGGACCATTTGAAGTTTTTTCTATTACAACATTACATAATTCGAATGATAAGTTGTTCAATGTGAGTACTATCTCAGAAAATGGAGAACTAGTTACTGCAAGAAATGGTTTGAAAGTTTATCCAGACTATAGTTTTGTCAATCATCCTTCCTTTGATATCGTAATAATTCCTGGAGGATATGGTGCTGAAGAAATTGAAATTAGCAATCCTAACGTAATTAATTGGATTAAAAATCAACAAGCAAAAGTAGAATTTATGACTTCGGTCTGTACTGGTGCGCTGCTACTTGCAAAAGCAGGAATTCTAGATGGGAAAAGAGCAACTACACATTGGATGGATTTAGATAGACTAGAGAAGGAATATTCATCTGTATTAGTCCAACGTGATACTAAGTTTATTGATGAGGGTTCCATTATTACTTCTGGAGGGATTTCAGCAGGAATTAATATGTCTTTTCATTTGATTTCTAGGTTACATGGAATTGAAGTTGCGAAAGAGACAGCCAAACGAATGGAATATGATATTAATTTATAA
- a CDS encoding aminoglycoside phosphotransferase family protein: protein MTSKIIFGSKRLGEVTNSQLQSMLDKYDLGKLLTSSKTEHGAMGQTMFVTSTKGNFVLKGNPLYPGQLVEENFFIDNIDNRTNVKVPKLYIIDDSNDIFGWNYAIIQRLEGKHLNSKELEDNLHVEEKLKIAELIGQTLSSMHNWKVNTFGELDTVSLKIAPFEVSYTKWLFSRIMYWLEDAKRFSKITHEDMELVRSLLTESKEDFNHFCSPTFVMGDFKPGNFLINKDRSGWEVSGVFDFTNAYFADPISDLIKMITYYIDKNELVPAKHLIDVYFNSLAGKENGKKRLKVHMLHQRVLDWGNAKATKMVTWDDELSFSIWVKKYTDLAETLLE, encoded by the coding sequence ATGACTTCAAAAATAATTTTTGGTTCAAAGAGATTAGGAGAAGTAACAAACTCTCAGTTACAGTCAATGCTTGATAAGTATGATTTAGGTAAACTCCTAACGTCGAGTAAAACAGAACATGGAGCTATGGGACAAACAATGTTTGTTACATCAACAAAAGGAAATTTTGTATTAAAAGGCAACCCTCTCTATCCCGGTCAGCTGGTCGAGGAGAATTTTTTTATTGATAATATAGATAATAGAACAAATGTGAAAGTTCCAAAACTCTATATAATTGATGATTCCAATGACATCTTTGGATGGAATTACGCCATTATCCAACGCCTTGAAGGAAAGCATTTAAATTCAAAAGAATTAGAAGATAACCTTCATGTAGAGGAGAAACTTAAAATAGCTGAGTTAATTGGCCAAACGTTATCTTCAATGCATAATTGGAAGGTGAATACGTTTGGTGAACTAGATACTGTAAGCTTGAAGATAGCACCTTTTGAGGTTAGTTATACGAAGTGGCTATTTAGCAGAATAATGTACTGGTTAGAAGATGCGAAGAGATTCTCGAAAATAACGCATGAAGATATGGAATTGGTAAGATCCTTACTAACTGAATCCAAGGAAGATTTTAATCATTTTTGCTCGCCAACATTTGTGATGGGAGATTTTAAACCTGGAAACTTCTTAATTAATAAGGACCGTAGCGGTTGGGAGGTAAGCGGCGTATTTGATTTTACAAATGCTTATTTTGCTGATCCTATTTCAGATTTGATAAAGATGATTACATATTATATTGATAAAAATGAATTAGTGCCAGCTAAGCACTTAATAGATGTTTATTTTAACAGTTTAGCTGGAAAAGAGAATGGAAAAAAACGTCTAAAAGTGCATATGCTTCATCAAAGAGTGCTTGATTGGGGAAATGCAAAAGCGACGAAGATGGTTACTTGGGATGATGAGCTTTCTTTTTCAATATGGGTAAAAAAATATACAGATTTGGCAGAAACTCTATTAGAGTAA
- a CDS encoding iron-siderophore ABC transporter substrate-binding protein has product MLKKKPFLLVLMFTIIATLVLVGCSGQSSTEETDETEEESNDSAETEDQYPITIEHALGETVIESKPERITTIQWGNHDDALALGVVPAGFSAANYGVQDDSGMLPWTAEKVQELGEEAPNLFQDTDGLDFEAIADSNPDVILAAYSGITQEDYDTLTQIAPVVAYPNAPWLTTWREQLEMNSTAMGMKEEGEQLIADVENQIDEKVSEYPELEGKSAAFLSVNAEDLSSFFVYTPADPRGGFLSELGMEYPESITNEIQDSDSFYIEPSAENADMLNDVDILVTYGNEYTLEALQADPIFGKVPAIERGSVVVIGDNTPLAASGTPSVLSIQYTIDEYLTLLSEAANKVE; this is encoded by the coding sequence ATGCTTAAAAAGAAACCATTTTTACTAGTATTAATGTTTACTATTATTGCTACTTTAGTATTAGTAGGTTGTTCGGGCCAATCCTCAACAGAGGAGACAGATGAGACAGAAGAAGAATCTAATGATTCAGCAGAAACAGAAGATCAATACCCAATCACAATTGAACATGCTTTAGGCGAGACCGTTATTGAAAGTAAACCAGAAAGAATTACAACGATTCAGTGGGGAAACCATGATGACGCTTTAGCTCTTGGGGTAGTTCCAGCAGGATTTTCTGCTGCAAACTATGGTGTTCAAGATGATAGTGGAATGTTACCTTGGACTGCAGAAAAAGTACAAGAACTGGGTGAAGAAGCCCCGAATCTTTTTCAAGATACGGATGGTTTAGATTTCGAAGCAATTGCTGATAGTAATCCAGACGTTATTCTTGCAGCATACTCAGGTATAACGCAAGAAGATTATGATACATTAACTCAAATTGCTCCGGTTGTTGCCTATCCAAATGCTCCTTGGTTGACTACATGGAGAGAGCAGTTAGAAATGAATTCTACTGCTATGGGAATGAAAGAAGAAGGCGAACAATTAATTGCAGATGTAGAGAACCAAATTGATGAAAAGGTTAGTGAATATCCTGAACTTGAAGGAAAATCAGCTGCTTTTCTAAGTGTAAATGCGGAAGATTTATCTAGTTTCTTTGTCTACACACCTGCAGATCCACGTGGTGGATTCCTTTCTGAGCTAGGGATGGAATATCCTGAAAGTATTACAAATGAAATACAGGATTCAGATAGTTTCTATATAGAACCAAGTGCTGAAAATGCAGATATGCTTAATGATGTTGATATTTTAGTAACCTATGGTAATGAATATACACTTGAAGCGCTACAAGCAGATCCAATTTTCGGGAAAGTGCCAGCAATTGAAAGAGGTTCTGTCGTAGTTATTGGAGATAATACGCCACTTGCAGCATCAGGAACTCCAAGCGTACTGTCTATTCAATACACTATTGATGAATACTTAACTTTACTCTCAGAAGCTGCTAATAAAGTCGAATAA